Part of the Planctomicrobium piriforme genome, GGCAGCCTGTGGATGCTGGCCAGAACCAATAAGGGAATCGCCGAATCGATTTCAACCGATCGAGGAGTGACGTGGTCAGAACCGCGGATCGCTTATCCCCATGTCGTTTCCCGCTTTTTCATCCGTCGACTGGCTTCGGGTCGTCTGCTGTTTGTCCGGCATGGCCGGATCGATGAACAGACGAAGGGCCGGTCGCACCTCACCGCATATCTGTCAGATGATGATGGCCGCACCTGGCAGGGGGGACTGATGCTCGATGAGCGCAACGGCGTATCCTATCCCGACGGCTTTCAAGCGCCCGATGGACGAATCTTCATCTCTTACGACCGCGAACGGGCAAAAGAACGCGAGATCCTGCTGGCCGTATTTAGTGAAGAAGACATTCTCGCCGGCAAGCCGGTCACTCCGACCACCCGACTGCAGGGACTGATCAACAAAGCCCGTGGTCCCAAGACAGTCGCTCAGGCATCGACGCCCGCGCCGGCGGTTGACGATCGCTGGACGAAACAGGCTGTTGAGGACGCGAAGCTCGATCGCACCACAATCGCTTACGACGGAATCTCCCCCAATAAACTGGTCTGCGACACCACGCTGAGACAACTACCTGATGGCACCTGGGCCATGTTCATGCTGGCCGGGGACGACTTTGAGCCCTCGCCCAAAAACTACATCGGACTCACCCGCAGCAGCGACGAAGGCAAAACGTGGAGCAAGCTGGAACCGGTCGAGACAACTTTCCCTCACACTGGCCTCACCGCGGGCCAGGGGCCGACGGAACTGATCGTGGATGGGAACCGCTGCACATTGTTCTTCTCGACTCACTCGGAAACCTGGGGTCGCAACTGGAAGTCGTGGCTGATGCGGAGCGATGACAATTGCAAAACCTGGTCGAAGCCGGAACTCGTCCCTGGCCGACTGGGAGACTTCACGTTCATTCGCAACAGCATCGTGTTGAAAGACGGCCGGATTATGGCCCCGTTCCAGAAGTATCTGGGGCCCGGTCCCGATGTCCCGCCCCCAGCTCCGGAAGAAAAGCCCTGGCACAACGCGCTGCGGCATTATGTCAGTAATCCCAGGAATGGCGTGATGGTCACCGCCGACGGCGGACAGACCTGGAAGGAGTACGGGAACGTCCGCTTGACCAAAGATGACCGCTATCACGGGTGGGCCGAGAACAACATCGTCGAACTGTCAGGCAACCGTATTGCCATGATCATCCGCGGCGACCGTCTCGGCGGAGTGCTGTATTACGCCGAATCCAAAGACGGCGGCGTCACCTGGCCCGAGTATGCCCAGAAGACTGACATTCCCAACCCCGGCTCCAAGGCCACGCTCTATCCGCTCGGCAATGACTGCGTGGCGATGCTGCACAACCCCAACCCGTCACATCGCAGCCCTTTGTCGCTGTGGGTCAGCTTCGACGGGATGAAGACCTGGCCGTACCGCCGGGTGCTGGTTCCGGAATCGATCGACGGTCCCAAGGGGAAACTGAACTATCCCGACGGATTCGTCAGCAAAGACAAGCAATGGCTTCATTTTGGCTACGACGATAACCGCCATAATGCCGTGTATTACGGAGCAAAACTTCCGCCGCTGCCGTAAGTAGGACGGCCGCTCGAGTCGCGGCGTCTCTCTCGAAATCCGAAATTCGAAGCACCAAATTCGAAACAAATTCCAATGTTCCAAATTCTAAAGAAGACGCAAGTCTTCTGAACGCTCAAACGTGGAGCGTGCGTTCCAGGCCGGAGGAAGACGAGGCGTTATTGGGCGTCACCATGGTCGATGCGAGCGGATTCTCGACGGCTGATGCCGCCTGGTCTTCTTTCAACTGCGACTGATCGCGCCACCAGCGCAGGCCGTCTTCCGTTTTCCACGGATTGACCGGAACAATTTGAGATAGAGCTTCGACCAGCTCCAGGGCGGAGCGAGGTCGATCGACTGGGTCTTTCTGCAGACACCGCATGAGAATGCGTTCCAGCTCCGGAGCGACTCGCACGTCAGCTCGTTCGGTCGGCGGAATCGGCGTCGAACGCATGTGCTGCTGCAACACGTCCATGACGGAGTTCCCGGTAAACACCGGCGTTCCCGTCAGCAGGAAGTAACCGACCGCGGCGATCGAGTACAGGTCGCTGCGGGAACAGATATTTTCGCGTCCCTGGGCTGCCTCTGGCGACATATAGAGGGGCGTGCCGACGACTCCGCGAACCGATTCATTACCAGACGTCTGTTCGCCGGCGGAGGATGTCACCAGGCCGAAGTCGAGCAGCGTCACATGATCCGGACGGTTCGCCCGCAGCGAGATCATGATGTTCTCAGGCTTGATGTCCCGGTGGATGAGATTGAGATCGTGGGCTTCCGCGAGCGAGCCGCAGGTCTGCTGCAGGAGATTCAACACTCGTCCATCGGAAAGCCGCCCGTGCGTTTTGACGAGATCGGCCAGCGTCATGCCGTCGACGAGTTCCATCGCATAGAAGAACAGGTCGTCAGGCGTGCGGCCAAAGTCAAAAATTCGAACCGTGTTGGGATGATTCAATCGCGACGTGAGCTGCACTTCCTGCTCGAACTGGGCGATCGAGGCCGAGGTCGTGCGGTCGGCGCGCAGGATCTTCACCGCCGCAGGCCGCCGCAGATGGATGTGCCGGGCCTTGAAGATCGCTCCCATCGAGCTCTCTTTCATCTTCTCTTCGAGCACGTAGCTGCCGAACTGCCGCCCGGTGATGACCACCTGTCGCCGCCGCTGATCGAGCTGATTGAGCATCGCATTCTGCAGTCGATGCACCAGCGAGACCGGGTTATGCAGCGTGTTGCTGAGTTCCTTCACCGACTGATCGACGAACGTGGCGATCTCCATGACGTGGAACCGCTGATTGATCGCATGCAGATCGACCAGTCGCGTCACGCCGTCCGGCGATTGCCGCAGCACGTCCATCAACAATGCTGAACAACTCACGGCGAAGCCCAGCGGCAACTCGTCGTGATCGACCAACAGTTGCTCGGGGGAATCGTGGTGTTGCAGCACTGCCAGGGCGAGGGTGTTCGAGAAGCCCCAGTTCAAAAGCGTTTTGGCGGTGATCTCGGCATGCGTCCAGCCGAATCGCAGTTTCTCGAAGGCGGCGAGCGATTCGTATTCGCCCTGATGCAGATATTCGTGGTAGTCGACCTGATGTCGGCGCGTCAGCACCGGCAGCAGAATGTCCTGCAGCATGGCGGCTGTATAGGCGACGGTGGCATTCAGCCCCATGTGACGGGCGACTTCGCGGGCAAAGATCGCGCGTTCGACAGTCTCTCGGCGGAAGTCGGCGGCGGGCACCAGCGGCGATTCGACCCTTTGCACGGCGTTCGACAATGCGCTGGTGAGCAGGATGGTCGTGCTGTTGGGAATGCCGAGCAGGGCGATCGCCTGCTGAACCGAATCGACTTTTTGGCGCAGCCCGCGAACGCAGGAGTTCACATTTCGCAGGAGCTCGGCCGTGAGAGCCGGTTCGCACTCGACCACTTCGCTCAGTTCGCGGACGGTGACGTCCGGCTGGCGTGCTCGGGCGGAAAAATCGATCACCGACTGCGGCGGCAGCGGCAACTGCGATTCACCGCTCCACTGCAGATTTCGCAGCCGCGTCAGCAGTTGTTGTTCGTTCGAATTGCCGGTGGTCACGGAAGTCATGGCTGGGCATCTTTCCGGACTCCCTTCCGGTCGTCGCCGGGCGCCCGCGCCGCGGCGTTCAATAGGTGTTTTTAGTCTGACAGACGTTCACAATTCATCGCGTGTTTTCGCGTCCCGCTGCTGGTCGAACAGTGCCCGCATTCGCCCATTGTCCGCACTTCAAATTCTTCGCAATTGAAACTTCAATGATCCGGCGCTACGCCTGCTGCATGGCGGGCGCCTGTGCGGCGATCACTTCTTCAAAGATCGTGACGCAGTTGCGGCCCTTGCGTTTCGAGGCATACATCGCGGCATCGGCCGTTTCTAGAATCTGCATCGCAAAATTGCAGGACTGCCGCGGCGGAACGATCATCGCACCGCCGATGCTGGCGGTGACGCTGAGCGTCGACGGCCCGCAGGTGAGCGGTCGCGATTCGATGCGCTGCCGGATGCGTTCCGCCTGGCGTGCCAGTCCGGTCACATCGGGAGCCGAACTGAGAATCACAAATTCCTCGCCGCCGTAACGGGTGACGATATCGGCGTCACGGACCATTTCTTTCAAAGCCTGGGCAACGCACTTGAGGACTTCATCGCCGACGAGATGCCCGTGCGTGTCGTTCACCTTCTTGAAGTGATCGATGTCGACGAACAGCACGCCGATGCCGGCCTGCGATTCCCGGGCACGATGGCAACGCTCGTTAAGCTGCTGCGTCAGATAAGAACGATTGAACAGGGTGGTCAGTGGATCGGTGAGCGTCGACTGCGTGAGTTCGAGCACCCGTTTGCGGAGTCGGCCGTTTTCTTCCAGCATTTCACAGGAAGCAGACGAGACTTCGTCGCGGGCCATCGAGGCGTTGGCCGCAAGTTGCGAGAGCTGTCCCATTGCCTGTGACAGCAGTTCCAGCGGCGAGCCGACTTTCGACATATCGACGCTGAACAGGTCGCTGTGGTCGTCGAGTTCTTCACGCACCTGATCGACCAGATCGTTCACGGCCGTTTCCGGCTCGCGGAGGATGGTGCAGCAGAGTTCGTAGATTTTGGCAATTGCGAGGCCACGGCCTTCGCCGCTGAAGAACTCGCCAAAGGCTGTTGCGATCCGGAGGACGTCCGCCAGGCCAATCGCACCTGTGGGAGTTTTATTACAGGCTTCGTCCAGGGAAATCGTCATCGTCTGCACGGCATGAATGCAATGCGCCGGCAGGTTCCATTCGCTGAACAGATGCAGGGTCACCTGCATGGAGGTGATATCGCCTGACTGAGCTTCCACGGCATCGAGCGACGCACCGGTCTGCTCGGCCTGTTTCATGCATTCGACGAAGCGTTCGGGATCGCAGTTGAGCATCGCCAGCCGGCCGATGCGGGCCAGCAGACCCAGCGTGAATGCTTCGCCGCTGTCGATCTGGGAATACTTTTCAGCCAGGAGCGAAGCGGTGCAGCCGCGGACCAGCGACTGGAACCAGAAGTCAGAATAATAAGATGCGTAGTTGCCGGTGTTCATCGAAGCTTCGGCGAGGGAGAACCCCAGCGCGAGCGCCATGACCGACTTTTTCCCCAGCAGCACCACCGCTCGTTGCAGATCGCTCACCGGCTTGCGCAAGCCGAATTGAGACGTGTTGGCCGCCTTGAGGATCTTTCCCGACAGCGCCGGATCGGTCTGCAGGACGTAAACCACGTCCGAGATGCCGACCTCGGGGTCAGAAAACATCTTCAACAGACGGATCGCGACGGTCGGCAACGAGGGGAGCTGTGAGAGCTTCTTCAGCTTGCTTTCCATGCCAGAAATCCAATAGCTGCTATTGCCCGGAACAATCAGAAATGAGAAAGATCGGGCGAGGACCCGCACCCGAACTCAAATCGGCTCTTCAGACACCCGGTCTCAGATGATCCGCCCGATCGGACGAAATTGCCGCTGCCTAGAGGCACGCACGCCGAAAATAAGGGACTTCACGGCGTGCAGCGAAACGAAGCAAATCACTGAAACAAAGGTGCTTGAGAAAAGCTGGAGACTCGTACAACAACCTCTATTTCCAAATCGCAACGTGGGACGGAATGTTGCCGGCAGCGTCGCGAAAAAGCGACATGCTGCGAGTGGTTTAGAAGGATCACGAGGATTCGACCGAGATCAGGGAACGACCCGAATCTATCGTTTAGCAGGGATGGGAAGACTGGGAGGCATCTGCTGGGGCAAGAATCACGTTCTCTCTCCCGACCCAACTTTTTTTGAAGAAAGATTTCAGTCCGGAAATGCCGATTGGGAAGAGTGGACCGATTCTTCCGGAGATAACGACGTGTTTCTTCTGCCAGCCCAATTTAGCCACATTACCGAACTGATGGACGCCTCCGAATTGCGGCAGCGGGTCATCAGCCACAACCTTGCCAACGTGAACACCCCCGGCTTCAAACGGCTGGATGTGATTTTTGAAGAGACCCTCGCGGAACAGGTGAGAAAAGGGGATCTGACAACCCCGGCTCCAGCTGCTCAGGTGCGAGTGGAACAAGGGCTGCCGGCTCGGGCCGACGGCAACACGGTCGACGTCGACCGCGAAGTGAGCCAGCTCAACCGGAATGCGATGCTGTTTCAAACGTACTCACAACTGCTGACTGCCCAGTTCGATCTGATGCGACGCGCCACGCGCGGATAACAAATCAGCTCAGGGAGGGGTGACATGGGACTTGGGAATCTGTTTTCCGCCACTGACATCGCAGGCTCTGGCCTGACGGCGGAGCGGATGCGCATGGAAGTCGCGTCCAACAACATTGCGAACGCCCATTCGACCCGGTCGGTCGGCGGCGGCGCGTATCGTCGGCAACAGGTGCTGTTTTCGGCGGTGATGGATCAGGCATTGGGAACCAGCATGGCGGGCGGGAATGGCAATCTCCCCAGCCTGGGCGGCGTGCATGTCTCGGGCATCGTGAACGACGAGACGCCGCTGGAGAAGGTGTTCAATCCCAGCCATCCCGACGCCAATGACGAGGGCTACGTCGAGATGCCGAACGTGAAGCTGCCGACGGAAATGATCGACCTGATGACGGCCAGCCGCGCTTATGAAGCCAACATCAAATCGTTACAGACGTTCCGGCAGATGACGGAACAGGCCTTGGCCTTGATGAGGGCGAACGTCTGATGCAGATCGGCTCTGTCACCACTGGCATGCCTTCCATTGCGGCGCCGCAGTTGGAGACGGCGCGGTCTACCGCGTCGCCGCGCGAAGGCACCCCGTTCGCCAGCATGGTCTCGCAGTTTCTGCAGGAGGTCGATCAGCCGCAGCAGAAAGTTGCCCAGGGCGTGAGCGATCTCGTCGCCGGCAAAACGGACAACGTGCATGAGATTGCCATCAACGTGGCTCAGGCCGACCTCGCCTTCCGGATGGCGATGGAAGTTCGCGACAAGCTGATTAACGCATTCCAGGAAGTGATGCGAATGCAGGTCTGATAGAGCAGTTTGCTCTACCGGGTGCAGGCGAATGAAGGCTTGAACCTCGATGAGCACCGCAATTATCGCCTGCGGGACGATGGGTGCGAAAAGTGAAAATGCCCTAAAAGGTGCATGAGATGGATCTCGTGAATGCATTGATGACGCAGTTGAAGGGGCTATGGGGCCGCTGGAATGCCGGCCAGCGCGCCGGCATGGTCGCCGCCCTGCTCGCCAGCGTCGCCACCATCGTCGGCGTCGGCATCTGGGCCACAACGCCTGAGTATGTGATCGTCACCGACCACCTCAGCCCGCAACAGGCGGCCGAAGTGGTTAGCACGCTCGAATCCGAGAACATCGGGTACCGTCTCAACTACTCTGGCTCCGCGGTGCTGGTCTCCAAACAGGATGTCAGCCGCGCACGGCTCGCTTTGAAAGACGTGATCGCAGTTGTCGACAACAACGATGAGTCGCTCGTCAGCGAAGGAATCTGGTCCGATCCGACGCTGCACCAGGCGAAGCTCGCGCGGCAACTGGAATCCCGTCTGGCCCGCTCGATCTCGCAGCTCAGTCCGGTGAAAAGTGCGACCGTGCATCTGACGCTCGCCGACTCGACCCCCTTTCTCCGCGACCGCACCGCCGCCAAGGCGAGTGTGATTCTCGAACTGCAGCCGCACACGGTTTTTTCTGGAACGGATGCCCGGTCGATTGCCTCGCTGGTCGCCCATAGCGTCGAGAATCTCACTCCGGAAAACGTTTCCATTCTCGATACCAGCGGCCGGCTCCTCTCCTCTTCGCAGGGGTTGGAAGCGGACGTGACCGGCCAGCTCAGTTATCGCAGCCGAGTCGAATCCGATCTCGCTTCCAAGGCGGAATCGATCCTCACCCAGATGCTGGGGCCAGGCCGGGCCGTTGTCCGTGTGACGGCCGACGTCGACTTCACCGAAACGCAAACCAAGGAAACCCGTTACGACCCCGAGTCGAAGGTGAAGGTCTCAGAAACAGTTCATTCTGAATCGACGACCGGGGCCTCGAAGTCCGCCGGCGCTCCTGCGGGGGCTTCGCAAAACATGGACTCGCTGGCTTTCAAGGCGAGCGGCACCGGCAGCGGATCAAAAGTTGAGACGAACACCACGACCTACGAGAACGCGAAGACGGAAGACACCGTGCACCGCGTCCCCGGAAAGATCACTCGACTCACGGTCGCCGCCGTCGTGCAGTTACCTCAGGCGGCGACAACCGCAGACGATCAGGTCGCCGCCGCACCAGTCGTGACGCGCGAACAGATCGAGAAGATCATCAAACAAGCGGTCGGTTTCGATACGGCCCGACTGGATGAAATCGAAGTGATCTCGGCGCCGCTGACGGGGAATGCCGAGCTGCTCGCACCTTTGCCAGCGCCGAGCGCCTGGGAAGAGTCGGGCCCGCTGCTCAAGAACATTTCTCTCGGACTCGCATCGCTCGTCGCACTGGTGCTGGGCTTCCTGGTGATTCGCCGGATGCAGCCGATTGTCGTCGAGACCGAGAGCAAGGAATCGCTGCCTGCGGAACTGGTGCTGCGTAAGGCAGATCTCTCCCGGCAGGCCCTGGACGATCCCGAGACCGTGGCGACCGTCATTCGTTCGTGGCTGGACGAACCAGGCGAGCAGAAGGCCGTGCCACAAAAACCGACGCTGCGAAAAGTCGGCTGACGATTCCCCTGAATGGATGCTTTTGAGGACAAGCTTGTGGATCTGGACGTGACCAAGGCTCAACGCGAAGATCGTGTGCTGACTTTGCTCCACATGCTGGGGGCAGATGCAGCGGACGAGGTGCTCGAGCGCCTCGATCCGACGGTCACGTCGCTGCTGCGCCAACGTCTGGCTGCGCTCTCTACGACTCCGCCGCCGGTTCGCAAACAGCGGCAGGTGCTGGACGAATTCGAACGCTTCTTCCAGTTCGCCGTTTCGAACAAACGGACTGAACTGCGACTTCACACGGAAGAAGAGGCCGAACAGGCTCAGGCTCCGGAAGGGGTTCCGCTCACCGGCGACCCGCTGGTCGACCTCGAAAAGATGAACATCTATCAGCTTGCCGGCGCACTTGAAGCCGAACAGCCCCGCACCGTGGCCCTGCTGCTGAAAGTGGCCTCCCCGCGGCGCATCGCTCAAATCCTCGAACATCTCCCCCCGGAGAAACGGGAACAGATCGTCCGGGAAATGAGCAGCGATCCAAGGGCGCCCGAGATCATTCTCCGCCGCATCGCCATGACCACCATCGAACGGGCCAGCAGCCTGCCGACTGAGCCGCGACCGAAAGATGATCCCGTCTTTCGCATGGTCGAAATCCTGCGGGCAACTGACAAGCCGAACCGTCGGCAGATCCTCAAGGCGCTCGAGGAACGAGATCCGGAACAGGCGACGCAGATCAATCAGGCCCTGTACCAGTTCGACGACCTGTTGAAGATGGATGACGCCCAGATCCAGAAGGTGCTGGCACGAGTCGATTCGACCACGCTGTCGACCGCGCTGTTCGGGGCCGATTCGCGGATCGTCGACAAGATCATGAACAACCTGTCGAAACGTGCCCGGGCATCGCTGCAGGAAGAGCTGAGCTTCCGCAAGAACGTGACCGGCGCGCAGCTCAAAGCCACTCGTCAGTTGGTGACCTCGGCCATTGCCGAGTCAGAACAGGAAACGGAATAAGAGTCGTCCAGAGAACCCTCACCCCGACCCTCTCCCTGCAACGGCGAGGGTGGGATTGTCCCCGGAGTCGAAAATGTCGCGGCAGCAGATCCCGTTTTCCGCCAAACCGTCAGGCATTCGCCTGCGCGGCGGAGGGGGCGCTGTCGTGAATGAGACCATCGCCCCGGCCCGACCGGCTGGAACTCCGGTGCCTGCCAGCTTCCCGCAAGGAGCCGCCAAGCCGGTCGCTGAACCAGATCTGCGGCCGTTACTCGAACAGATCAGTGCGCAGCTTGTGGAAGTCGAACAGCGGCGGCAGCAGTCGCTGTTTGAACTGCAACATGTGGCAATCGAACTCTCGATTGCGGTGGCCTCACAGCTCGTCCACGAAGCGCTCTCGCGGGAACAGTTTGCCGTGGAGGAACTGGTGCGGCATGCCGTGGACAAGATGGGATTGGGCAGCCCGGTGTCGGTCACGCTCAATCCGACCGATCTAACGCTGTTGCAGAAGCGGCTTGCCAAACAGCCGGCCAGCTGGAGCGGTTCGCAGAT contains:
- a CDS encoding sialidase family protein → MFARCSRPLFTWCCSLICIVSTTAAFAADAPPAPDQKILDLALEPPRLLTSPDSQYSDEERDYGMTIGIERTPGGRLWACWVAGGDSDKGYFVLASSDDEGRTWSHPKLVLDPPEAPTGLRRRILVGCLWCDPTGKLWLFFDQSMGYYDGRAGDWAIVCENPDAANPVWSDPRRIWHGATLNKPTVLTSGEWLLPISLWQRVMINPKELRTLNHDLDDQRAANVFASNDQGKTWSRRGGVVFPEHSFDEHMVIERRDGSLWMLARTNKGIAESISTDRGVTWSEPRIAYPHVVSRFFIRRLASGRLLFVRHGRIDEQTKGRSHLTAYLSDDDGRTWQGGLMLDERNGVSYPDGFQAPDGRIFISYDRERAKEREILLAVFSEEDILAGKPVTPTTRLQGLINKARGPKTVAQASTPAPAVDDRWTKQAVEDAKLDRTTIAYDGISPNKLVCDTTLRQLPDGTWAMFMLAGDDFEPSPKNYIGLTRSSDEGKTWSKLEPVETTFPHTGLTAGQGPTELIVDGNRCTLFFSTHSETWGRNWKSWLMRSDDNCKTWSKPELVPGRLGDFTFIRNSIVLKDGRIMAPFQKYLGPGPDVPPPAPEEKPWHNALRHYVSNPRNGVMVTADGGQTWKEYGNVRLTKDDRYHGWAENNIVELSGNRIAMIIRGDRLGGVLYYAESKDGGVTWPEYAQKTDIPNPGSKATLYPLGNDCVAMLHNPNPSHRSPLSLWVSFDGMKTWPYRRVLVPESIDGPKGKLNYPDGFVSKDKQWLHFGYDDNRHNAVYYGAKLPPLP
- a CDS encoding protein kinase domain-containing protein, which produces MTSVTTGNSNEQQLLTRLRNLQWSGESQLPLPPQSVIDFSARARQPDVTVRELSEVVECEPALTAELLRNVNSCVRGLRQKVDSVQQAIALLGIPNSTTILLTSALSNAVQRVESPLVPAADFRRETVERAIFAREVARHMGLNATVAYTAAMLQDILLPVLTRRHQVDYHEYLHQGEYESLAAFEKLRFGWTHAEITAKTLLNWGFSNTLALAVLQHHDSPEQLLVDHDELPLGFAVSCSALLMDVLRQSPDGVTRLVDLHAINQRFHVMEIATFVDQSVKELSNTLHNPVSLVHRLQNAMLNQLDQRRRQVVITGRQFGSYVLEEKMKESSMGAIFKARHIHLRRPAAVKILRADRTTSASIAQFEQEVQLTSRLNHPNTVRIFDFGRTPDDLFFYAMELVDGMTLADLVKTHGRLSDGRVLNLLQQTCGSLAEAHDLNLIHRDIKPENIMISLRANRPDHVTLLDFGLVTSSAGEQTSGNESVRGVVGTPLYMSPEAAQGRENICSRSDLYSIAAVGYFLLTGTPVFTGNSVMDVLQQHMRSTPIPPTERADVRVAPELERILMRCLQKDPVDRPRSALELVEALSQIVPVNPWKTEDGLRWWRDQSQLKEDQAASAVENPLASTMVTPNNASSSSGLERTLHV
- a CDS encoding sensor domain-containing diguanylate cyclase gives rise to the protein MESKLKKLSQLPSLPTVAIRLLKMFSDPEVGISDVVYVLQTDPALSGKILKAANTSQFGLRKPVSDLQRAVVLLGKKSVMALALGFSLAEASMNTGNYASYYSDFWFQSLVRGCTASLLAEKYSQIDSGEAFTLGLLARIGRLAMLNCDPERFVECMKQAEQTGASLDAVEAQSGDITSMQVTLHLFSEWNLPAHCIHAVQTMTISLDEACNKTPTGAIGLADVLRIATAFGEFFSGEGRGLAIAKIYELCCTILREPETAVNDLVDQVREELDDHSDLFSVDMSKVGSPLELLSQAMGQLSQLAANASMARDEVSSASCEMLEENGRLRKRVLELTQSTLTDPLTTLFNRSYLTQQLNERCHRARESQAGIGVLFVDIDHFKKVNDTHGHLVGDEVLKCVAQALKEMVRDADIVTRYGGEEFVILSSAPDVTGLARQAERIRQRIESRPLTCGPSTLSVTASIGGAMIVPPRQSCNFAMQILETADAAMYASKRKGRNCVTIFEEVIAAQAPAMQQA
- the flgB gene encoding flagellar basal body rod protein FlgB — translated: MFLLPAQFSHITELMDASELRQRVISHNLANVNTPGFKRLDVIFEETLAEQVRKGDLTTPAPAAQVRVEQGLPARADGNTVDVDREVSQLNRNAMLFQTYSQLLTAQFDLMRRATRG
- the flgC gene encoding flagellar basal body rod protein FlgC; protein product: MGLGNLFSATDIAGSGLTAERMRMEVASNNIANAHSTRSVGGGAYRRQQVLFSAVMDQALGTSMAGGNGNLPSLGGVHVSGIVNDETPLEKVFNPSHPDANDEGYVEMPNVKLPTEMIDLMTASRAYEANIKSLQTFRQMTEQALALMRANV
- the fliE gene encoding flagellar hook-basal body complex protein FliE translates to MQIGSVTTGMPSIAAPQLETARSTASPREGTPFASMVSQFLQEVDQPQQKVAQGVSDLVAGKTDNVHEIAINVAQADLAFRMAMEVRDKLINAFQEVMRMQV
- the fliF gene encoding flagellar basal-body MS-ring/collar protein FliF, with the translated sequence MDLVNALMTQLKGLWGRWNAGQRAGMVAALLASVATIVGVGIWATTPEYVIVTDHLSPQQAAEVVSTLESENIGYRLNYSGSAVLVSKQDVSRARLALKDVIAVVDNNDESLVSEGIWSDPTLHQAKLARQLESRLARSISQLSPVKSATVHLTLADSTPFLRDRTAAKASVILELQPHTVFSGTDARSIASLVAHSVENLTPENVSILDTSGRLLSSSQGLEADVTGQLSYRSRVESDLASKAESILTQMLGPGRAVVRVTADVDFTETQTKETRYDPESKVKVSETVHSESTTGASKSAGAPAGASQNMDSLAFKASGTGSGSKVETNTTTYENAKTEDTVHRVPGKITRLTVAAVVQLPQAATTADDQVAAAPVVTREQIEKIIKQAVGFDTARLDEIEVISAPLTGNAELLAPLPAPSAWEESGPLLKNISLGLASLVALVLGFLVIRRMQPIVVETESKESLPAELVLRKADLSRQALDDPETVATVIRSWLDEPGEQKAVPQKPTLRKVG
- a CDS encoding FliG C-terminal domain-containing protein; this translates as MDAFEDKLVDLDVTKAQREDRVLTLLHMLGADAADEVLERLDPTVTSLLRQRLAALSTTPPPVRKQRQVLDEFERFFQFAVSNKRTELRLHTEEEAEQAQAPEGVPLTGDPLVDLEKMNIYQLAGALEAEQPRTVALLLKVASPRRIAQILEHLPPEKREQIVREMSSDPRAPEIILRRIAMTTIERASSLPTEPRPKDDPVFRMVEILRATDKPNRRQILKALEERDPEQATQINQALYQFDDLLKMDDAQIQKVLARVDSTTLSTALFGADSRIVDKIMNNLSKRARASLQEELSFRKNVTGAQLKATRQLVTSAIAESEQETE
- a CDS encoding FliH/SctL family protein codes for the protein MSRQQIPFSAKPSGIRLRGGGGAVVNETIAPARPAGTPVPASFPQGAAKPVAEPDLRPLLEQISAQLVEVEQRRQQSLFELQHVAIELSIAVASQLVHEALSREQFAVEELVRHAVDKMGLGSPVSVTLNPTDLTLLQKRLAKQPASWSGSQIELRGEATVARGGCRAESPDGRMLVSDITSRLSEIRRHWMEELDDAQVERRRAAGEGPALRRFPDRRETA